A single genomic interval of Ramlibacter sp. harbors:
- a CDS encoding NAD(P)H-quinone oxidoreductase yields MKAIEISSFGAPEVLRLGERPEPTPGAGELLIRVAASGVNRPDVLQRTGNYPVPPGASDIPGLEVAGVVVAGDEKAMAAAGLRVGDRVCALVAGGGYAELCVAPVDQCLPSPAGLSDVEAASLPETFFTVWSNVFDRARLQAGETLLVQGGSSGIGVTAIQMAKALGARVIVTAGSDDKCAACVALGADHAINYKTHDFVEEARRLTGGAGVNVVLDMVAGSYVAREIDCMAEDGRIVIIAVQGGIKSEINAGLVLRKRLTVTGSTLRPRPVAFKAAIAQALRKNVWPLIDSGAIKPVIHSTFAAADAAAAHALMESNQHVGKIVLTW; encoded by the coding sequence ATGAAAGCCATTGAAATCAGCTCCTTCGGCGCGCCCGAGGTGTTGCGCCTGGGCGAACGCCCCGAGCCAACGCCCGGTGCGGGCGAACTGCTCATCCGTGTGGCCGCCTCGGGCGTGAACCGCCCCGACGTGCTGCAGCGCACGGGCAACTACCCGGTGCCGCCGGGGGCTTCGGACATCCCGGGGCTCGAGGTGGCTGGCGTGGTGGTGGCCGGTGACGAAAAGGCCATGGCGGCCGCGGGGCTGCGCGTGGGTGACCGCGTGTGCGCGCTCGTGGCTGGCGGCGGGTACGCCGAACTCTGCGTGGCTCCGGTCGACCAGTGCCTGCCTTCGCCGGCGGGCCTGAGCGATGTCGAGGCGGCGTCCCTGCCCGAGACGTTTTTCACCGTCTGGAGCAATGTGTTCGATCGCGCCCGACTGCAGGCCGGCGAGACGCTGCTGGTCCAGGGCGGCTCCAGTGGCATTGGCGTCACGGCGATCCAGATGGCCAAGGCGCTGGGCGCGCGGGTCATCGTCACGGCCGGCAGCGACGACAAGTGCGCTGCCTGCGTGGCGTTGGGTGCCGATCACGCCATCAACTACAAGACGCATGACTTTGTCGAAGAGGCCAGGCGCCTGACCGGCGGCGCCGGCGTCAACGTGGTGCTCGACATGGTGGCCGGCAGCTATGTGGCGCGCGAGATCGATTGCATGGCCGAGGACGGCCGCATCGTCATCATTGCGGTGCAGGGCGGCATCAAGAGCGAGATCAACGCCGGCCTCGTGCTGCGCAAGCGGCTGACCGTCACGGGCTCCACGCTTCGGCCACGGCCGGTGGCCTTCAAGGCCGCCATTGCCCAGGCGCTGCGCAAGAACGTCTGGCCGCTGATCGACAGCGGCGCCATCAAGCCCGTGATCCACAGCACCTTCGCCGCGGCCGATGCCGCCGCCGCGCATGCGCTGATGGAGTCCAACCAGCACGTCGGCAAGATCGTGCTGACCTGGTGA
- a CDS encoding pyridoxal phosphate-dependent aminotransferase, with translation MRQTILDLEESKIRQVANAGMGRSDVLAFWFGESDEVTPDFIRQAAIDSLHKGETFYAHNLGLPELREAIATYMSALHGPVGADRIAVTSGGVNALMLAMQALIDAGDEVVAVTPVWPNLTAQPLILGAKLRCVPLTPVAGAWTLDVQALCAAVTPATRLLVLNAPNNPTGWTITRAEQQQLLDHCRRTGTWILADEVYERLYYADDTGNGCAPSFLDLATPEDRLVVVHSFSKSFLMTGWRLGWLVMPPSMTPAMGKLVEFNTSCASVFTQRAGQVALERTAEVTPRVVAHLRACRDALVPALQAVPGVELASAKGGMYAFFRLAGHDDSLHTARRLVAEAGLGLAPGEAFAPEAQGWLRWCFASRDLGRLAQGVQRLQGWLAARKA, from the coding sequence ATGCGCCAGACCATCCTTGACCTCGAAGAATCCAAAATCCGCCAGGTCGCCAACGCGGGCATGGGCCGCAGCGACGTGCTGGCCTTCTGGTTTGGCGAAAGCGACGAGGTCACGCCCGACTTCATCCGCCAGGCGGCGATCGATTCGCTGCACAAGGGCGAAACCTTCTACGCCCACAACCTGGGTCTGCCGGAACTGCGCGAAGCCATTGCGACCTACATGAGCGCCTTGCATGGCCCGGTCGGGGCCGACCGCATCGCAGTCACCTCAGGCGGCGTCAATGCCCTGATGCTGGCGATGCAGGCGCTGATCGACGCCGGTGACGAGGTGGTGGCGGTCACGCCGGTCTGGCCCAACCTGACGGCCCAACCGCTGATCCTGGGCGCAAAGCTGCGCTGCGTGCCGCTCACGCCCGTGGCCGGCGCCTGGACGCTGGATGTGCAGGCCCTGTGCGCGGCCGTGACCCCGGCCACGCGGCTGCTGGTGCTCAACGCGCCCAACAACCCCACGGGCTGGACCATCACGCGCGCCGAGCAGCAACAACTGCTGGACCACTGCCGCCGTACCGGCACCTGGATCCTGGCCGACGAAGTCTATGAGCGCCTGTATTACGCGGACGACACCGGCAACGGCTGCGCGCCGAGCTTTCTGGACCTGGCCACGCCCGAGGACCGGCTGGTGGTGGTGCACAGCTTTTCCAAGAGCTTCCTCATGACGGGCTGGCGACTGGGCTGGTTGGTCATGCCGCCGTCCATGACGCCGGCCATGGGCAAGCTGGTGGAGTTCAACACCTCGTGCGCCAGCGTGTTCACGCAGCGCGCGGGCCAGGTGGCGCTGGAGCGCACCGCCGAGGTCACGCCGCGCGTGGTGGCCCACCTGCGGGCCTGCCGGGATGCGCTGGTGCCGGCGCTGCAGGCCGTGCCGGGTGTGGAACTGGCGTCTGCCAAGGGGGGCATGTACGCCTTTTTCCGCCTGGCCGGCCATGACGACTCGCTGCACACGGCGCGCCGCCTGGTGGCCGAAGCCGGCCTGGGGCTGGCCCCGGGTGAGGCCTTTGCGCCCGAGGCCCAGGGCTGGCTGCGCTGGTGTTTCGCCTCGCGCGACCTGGGCCGGCTGGCGCAGGGCGTGCAGCGCCTGCAGGGCTGGCTGGCGGCCCGGAAGGCCTGA
- a CDS encoding NADH-quinone oxidoreductase subunit A, producing MNLDQYLPVLLFILVGVGVGVVPQVLGYVLGPNRPDAQKNSPYECGFEAFEDARMKFDVRYYLVAILFILFDLEIAFLFPWAVALKDIGATGFWAMMVFLGILVVGFAYEWKKGALDWE from the coding sequence ATGAACCTCGATCAGTACCTCCCTGTCCTTTTGTTCATCCTGGTTGGTGTTGGTGTTGGCGTGGTTCCGCAGGTGCTGGGCTATGTGCTCGGCCCGAACCGCCCCGACGCGCAGAAGAACTCCCCTTACGAATGCGGCTTCGAGGCCTTTGAAGACGCGCGCATGAAGTTCGATGTGCGCTACTACCTCGTGGCCATCCTGTTCATCCTGTTCGACCTCGAGATTGCGTTCCTCTTTCCCTGGGCTGTGGCCCTCAAGGACATTGGCGCCACCGGTTTCTGGGCCATGATGGTTTTTCTGGGCATCCTCGTCGTGGGCTTCGCCTACGAGTGGAAAAAGGGTGCCCTGGACTGGGAATAG
- the secG gene encoding preprotein translocase subunit SecG, with protein sequence MNVFLTIILAVQMLTALGMIGLILVQHGKGADMGAAFGSGGSGSLFGASGSANFLSRTTAVLAALFFACTLLLAYFGNLRPSSSGSVLERAPVTAPMPAPAASGAALIPGTTAPAAPAVAPVPAAPASGAAQIPTK encoded by the coding sequence ATGAACGTTTTCCTCACCATCATCCTCGCTGTGCAGATGCTGACGGCGCTGGGCATGATCGGCCTGATCCTGGTCCAGCACGGCAAGGGCGCCGACATGGGCGCGGCCTTTGGCAGTGGCGGTTCGGGCAGCCTGTTTGGCGCCAGTGGCAGCGCGAACTTCCTCTCGCGCACCACGGCCGTGCTGGCGGCCCTGTTCTTTGCCTGCACGCTGCTGCTGGCTTACTTCGGCAACCTGCGTCCCTCCTCTTCGGGCAGCGTGCTCGAACGCGCACCGGTCACTGCGCCGATGCCGGCACCGGCTGCTTCGGGCGCCGCGCTGATCCCCGGAACCACCGCGCCGGCGGCACCCGCCGTGGCACCGGTGCCCGCGGCGCCGGCCTCGGGCGCGGCGCAGATTCCGACCAAGTAA
- a CDS encoding NADH-quinone oxidoreductase subunit C — protein sequence MTDIAISPDTLRQTLADVLGDKARDVSVRLGEVTVAVAAADYLEVALLLRDARGCQFEQLIDLCGVDYSDYSDYAEGAWEGARYAVVCHLLSVSLNQRVRLKVFAADDDLPVIASVNGIWSAANWFEREAFDLFGIVFEGHEDLRRLLTDYGFIGHPFRKDFPTSGHVEMRYDPEQKRVIYQPVTIEPREITPRIIREDNYGGIK from the coding sequence ATGACCGATATTGCGATCAGCCCCGACACGCTCCGCCAGACCCTGGCCGACGTGCTCGGCGACAAGGCCCGCGACGTGAGCGTCCGTCTGGGCGAGGTGACCGTGGCGGTGGCCGCCGCCGACTACCTTGAGGTCGCGCTCCTGCTGCGCGATGCGCGTGGCTGCCAGTTCGAGCAGTTGATCGACCTGTGTGGCGTGGACTACTCCGACTACTCCGACTACGCCGAGGGCGCCTGGGAAGGGGCCCGCTACGCCGTGGTATGCCACCTGCTGTCCGTGAGCCTGAACCAGCGCGTGCGGCTCAAGGTGTTCGCGGCCGATGATGACCTGCCCGTCATCGCCTCGGTCAACGGCATCTGGAGTGCCGCCAACTGGTTCGAACGCGAGGCGTTCGACCTGTTTGGCATCGTGTTCGAAGGCCACGAGGATCTGCGCCGCCTGCTGACCGATTACGGTTTCATCGGCCATCCCTTCCGCAAGGACTTCCCGACCTCGGGCCACGTGGAGATGCGCTACGACCCCGAGCAGAAGCGGGTGATCTACCAGCCCGTGACGATCGAGCCGCGCGAGATCACGCCGCGCATCATCCGCGAAGACAACTACGGGGGTATCAAATGA
- the pnp gene encoding polyribonucleotide nucleotidyltransferase → MSIFNKVTKTFQWGQHTVKLETGEIARQASGAVIVDIEGTVVLATVVGSKSSKPGQDFFPLTVDYIEKTYAAGKIPGSFFKREAKPSEHETLTSRLIDRPIRPLFPEGFFNEVHVVIHTLSLNPEVDADIAAMIGVSAALSVSGLPFNGPIGAARVGYINGEYVLNPGQTQRKDSQMDLVVAGTEAAVLMVESEALQLSEEIMLGGVVFGHDQSRIAINAIHELVRDAGKPVWDWQPPAKDEPFIAKVNGLAEEKLRAAYQIRSKQARTQALREAAASVLAALKAEGVEFDAVKVDALLFDIEAKIVRSQILSGEPRIDGRDTRTVRPIEIRNSVLPRTHGSALFTRGETQALVVSTLGTERDAQRIDALMGEYEDRFMFHYNMPPFATGEVGRMGSTKRREIGHGRLAKRALVACLPSKEEFPYTMRVVSEITESNGSSSMASVCGGCLSLMDAGVPMKAHVAGIAMGLIKEDNRFAVLTDILGDEDHLGDMDFKVAGTTNGITALQMDIKIQGITKEIMQVALAQAKEARMHILGKMQEAMGEAKAEVSSFAPKLYTMKINPEKIRDVIGKGGAVIRALTEETGCQINIEEDGTITIAATDAGKAEVAKQRIEQITAEVEIGKVYEGPVTKILDFGALINLLPGKDGLLHISQIAHERVEKVTDYLSEGQIVKVKVLETDEKGRVKLSMKALLDRPAMAPREDRPREDRPREDRPREERQPREPQAQAPAPAEPQE, encoded by the coding sequence ATGAGCATTTTCAACAAAGTCACCAAGACCTTCCAATGGGGCCAGCACACGGTCAAGCTGGAAACCGGCGAGATCGCGCGCCAGGCGTCAGGCGCCGTCATCGTTGACATCGAGGGCACCGTGGTGCTGGCCACCGTGGTTGGCTCCAAGTCCTCCAAGCCAGGCCAGGACTTCTTCCCGCTGACCGTCGACTACATCGAGAAGACCTATGCCGCCGGCAAGATCCCCGGCAGCTTCTTCAAGCGCGAAGCCAAGCCCAGCGAACACGAAACCCTGACCAGCCGCCTGATCGACCGCCCGATCCGCCCGCTGTTCCCCGAAGGCTTCTTCAACGAAGTGCACGTGGTCATCCACACGCTGTCGCTGAACCCTGAAGTCGACGCCGACATTGCCGCCATGATCGGCGTGAGCGCCGCGCTGTCGGTGTCGGGCCTGCCCTTCAACGGCCCCATCGGCGCTGCCCGCGTGGGCTACATCAATGGCGAGTACGTCCTGAACCCGGGCCAGACCCAGCGCAAGGACAGCCAGATGGACCTCGTGGTCGCAGGCACCGAAGCCGCCGTGCTGATGGTTGAATCCGAAGCCCTGCAGCTGTCCGAGGAAATCATGCTGGGCGGCGTGGTGTTCGGCCACGACCAGAGCCGCATCGCCATCAACGCCATCCATGAACTCGTTCGTGACGCTGGCAAACCCGTGTGGGACTGGCAGCCGCCGGCCAAGGACGAGCCCTTCATCGCCAAGGTCAATGGCCTGGCCGAGGAAAAGCTGCGCGCCGCCTACCAGATCCGCAGCAAGCAGGCCCGCACGCAGGCTCTGCGTGAAGCCGCGGCTTCGGTGCTGGCCGCGCTCAAGGCTGAAGGCGTGGAGTTCGACGCCGTCAAGGTGGACGCCCTGCTGTTCGACATTGAAGCCAAGATCGTGCGCAGCCAGATCCTGTCGGGCGAGCCCCGCATCGACGGCCGCGACACCCGCACCGTGCGCCCCATCGAGATCCGCAACAGCGTGCTGCCCCGCACCCACGGCTCGGCCCTGTTCACCCGCGGTGAAACCCAGGCGCTGGTGGTGTCCACGCTGGGCACCGAGCGCGATGCGCAGCGCATCGACGCGCTGATGGGCGAGTACGAAGACCGCTTCATGTTCCACTACAACATGCCTCCCTTTGCCACCGGCGAAGTGGGCCGCATGGGCAGCACCAAGCGCCGCGAGATCGGCCACGGCCGCCTGGCCAAGCGCGCCCTGGTGGCCTGCCTGCCGAGCAAGGAAGAGTTCCCCTACACCATGCGCGTGGTGTCCGAGATCACCGAGTCCAACGGCTCCTCGTCCATGGCTTCGGTCTGCGGCGGCTGCCTGTCGCTGATGGACGCCGGCGTGCCCATGAAAGCCCACGTGGCCGGCATCGCGATGGGCCTGATCAAGGAAGACAACCGCTTCGCCGTGCTGACCGACATCCTGGGCGACGAAGATCACCTGGGTGACATGGACTTCAAGGTGGCCGGCACGACCAACGGCATCACCGCGCTGCAGATGGACATCAAGATCCAGGGCATCACCAAGGAAATCATGCAGGTCGCCCTGGCCCAGGCCAAGGAAGCGCGCATGCACATCCTGGGCAAGATGCAGGAAGCCATGGGCGAGGCCAAGGCCGAGGTCTCCAGCTTCGCGCCCAAGTTGTACACCATGAAGATCAACCCCGAGAAGATCCGTGACGTGATCGGCAAGGGCGGCGCCGTGATTCGCGCGCTGACCGAAGAGACCGGCTGCCAGATCAACATCGAGGAAGACGGCACCATCACCATCGCCGCGACCGACGCCGGGAAGGCCGAGGTGGCCAAGCAGCGCATCGAGCAGATCACCGCTGAAGTGGAAATCGGCAAGGTCTACGAAGGCCCGGTCACCAAGATCCTGGACTTCGGCGCCCTCATCAACCTGCTGCCCGGCAAGGACGGCCTGCTGCACATCAGCCAGATCGCGCACGAGCGTGTCGAGAAGGTCACCGACTACCTGTCCGAAGGCCAGATCGTCAAGGTCAAGGTGCTCGAGACGGACGAGAAGGGCCGCGTCAAGCTGTCCATGAAGGCTTTGCTGGACCGCCCGGCCATGGCCCCGCGCGAGGACCGCCCGCGTGAAGACCGTCCCCGCGAGGACCGTCCGCGCGAGGAGCGCCAGCCGCGTGAGCCGCAGGCCCAAGCCCCGGCCCCGGCCGAGCCGCAAGAGTAA
- the rpsO gene encoding 30S ribosomal protein S15, giving the protein MIASSIKAEVVKANARSASDTGSPEVQVALLTARINELTPHFKTHAKDHHGRRGLLRMVNRRKSLLAYLKDKDAERYTALIAKLGLRK; this is encoded by the coding sequence ATGATTGCATCCTCCATCAAGGCCGAAGTTGTCAAGGCCAATGCGCGCAGCGCCAGCGACACGGGCAGCCCCGAAGTCCAGGTCGCGCTGCTGACCGCCCGCATCAACGAACTCACCCCGCACTTCAAGACGCACGCCAAGGATCACCATGGCCGCCGCGGCCTGCTGCGCATGGTGAACCGCCGCAAGAGCCTGCTGGCGTACCTGAAGGACAAGGACGCCGAGCGTTACACCGCGCTGATCGCCAAGCTGGGTCTGCGCAAGTAA
- a CDS encoding branched-chain amino acid ABC transporter substrate-binding protein, with protein sequence MNNLWRWVLKSLLAALFVPSLAWAQASAAPVKIAMIEGLSGGNANGGEAVFRNLVWAVERVNARGGVTLADGAHRLQLERYDSKGQIEEALSLLRAAIDDGARIIAQGNSSAVAAALIEAVNKHNEREPARRVVFLNYSAVDPALTNEKCSYWHFRFDAHGDMRMAALMAVLKDDLAVKSVYLIGQDYSFGHAVLREARRQLAAQRPDIRIVGDEFHPLLRIKDFAPYAAKIKASGADAVITGNFSNDLTLMVKAARESGFEGKFYTFYGNALGAPAAIGDAGLGKVLAVADWLPNVPTPQSEAFYQSFRARYPKPADDYVHMRMHLLVEALAQALEKAGTTDATAVAAALEQAQVTLGGQTGAMREADHQFQQPLAVGVMERQGTPGVKFDVEGSGYGFRVIRRISAAQAEQPSTCRMWRPR encoded by the coding sequence ATGAATAATCTGTGGCGTTGGGTCTTGAAATCGTTGCTGGCAGCGCTATTTGTGCCCTCCCTCGCCTGGGCCCAGGCGTCTGCCGCGCCCGTGAAGATCGCGATGATCGAAGGCCTGAGCGGCGGCAATGCCAATGGTGGCGAGGCGGTGTTCCGCAACCTGGTGTGGGCGGTGGAGCGCGTCAATGCGCGCGGCGGCGTCACGCTGGCCGATGGCGCACACCGCCTGCAACTGGAGCGCTATGACAGCAAGGGCCAGATCGAGGAGGCGCTGTCCCTGCTGCGCGCGGCCATTGACGACGGGGCCCGCATCATCGCCCAGGGCAATTCGTCGGCCGTGGCCGCGGCGCTGATCGAAGCCGTCAACAAGCACAACGAGCGCGAGCCCGCGCGCCGCGTGGTGTTCCTCAACTATTCGGCGGTGGACCCGGCGTTGACCAACGAGAAGTGCAGCTACTGGCATTTCCGGTTTGACGCACATGGCGACATGCGCATGGCGGCCCTGATGGCCGTGCTCAAGGACGATCTGGCGGTGAAGTCGGTCTACCTGATCGGGCAGGACTACAGTTTTGGCCACGCCGTGCTGCGGGAGGCGCGCCGGCAACTGGCGGCGCAGCGGCCCGACATCCGTATCGTGGGCGACGAGTTCCATCCGCTGCTGCGCATCAAGGACTTCGCGCCCTATGCCGCCAAGATCAAGGCCAGCGGTGCCGACGCCGTGATCACCGGCAACTTCAGCAACGACCTGACGCTGATGGTCAAGGCCGCCAGGGAGTCCGGCTTCGAGGGCAAGTTCTACACCTTCTATGGCAATGCGCTGGGGGCGCCAGCGGCCATTGGCGATGCCGGGCTGGGCAAGGTCCTCGCGGTGGCCGACTGGCTGCCCAACGTTCCCACCCCGCAAAGCGAGGCCTTCTACCAGTCGTTCCGCGCGCGCTACCCCAAACCGGCCGATGACTATGTGCACATGCGCATGCACCTGCTGGTCGAGGCACTGGCCCAGGCCCTTGAAAAGGCCGGCACCACCGACGCCACGGCCGTGGCGGCCGCGCTTGAGCAGGCCCAGGTCACGCTGGGCGGGCAGACGGGCGCCATGCGCGAGGCCGACCACCAGTTCCAGCAGCCGCTGGCGGTGGGCGTGATGGAGCGCCAGGGCACGCCCGGCGTCAAGTTTGATGTCGAAGGCTCGGGCTATGGCTTCCGGGTGATCCGCCGCATCAGTGCCGCGCAGGCCGAACAACCCTCCACCTGCAGGATGTGGCGGCCCCGGTAA
- the nuoE gene encoding NADH-quinone oxidoreductase subunit NuoE: MISDVTRARFDKEVAKYPGDQKQSAVMACLAIIQQEQGHVSIESERLVAEYLGMPAIAVHEVTTFYNMYNQQPVGKYKLNVCTNLPCQLRDGQKALNHLCHKLGVEMGGTTADGLFTVQQSECLGACADAPVMLVNDRTMCSFMSDDKLDQLIDGLKGATA; encoded by the coding sequence ATGATTTCTGACGTAACGCGTGCGCGTTTTGACAAGGAGGTCGCCAAGTACCCCGGCGACCAGAAGCAGTCGGCCGTGATGGCCTGCCTGGCCATCATCCAGCAGGAGCAGGGCCACGTCAGCATCGAGAGCGAACGCCTCGTGGCCGAGTACCTGGGCATGCCCGCGATCGCCGTGCATGAGGTCACGACCTTCTACAACATGTACAACCAGCAGCCGGTGGGCAAGTACAAGCTCAACGTCTGCACCAACCTGCCTTGCCAGCTGCGCGACGGCCAGAAGGCCCTCAACCATCTGTGCCACAAGCTCGGCGTCGAGATGGGCGGCACCACGGCCGATGGCCTGTTCACCGTGCAGCAGAGCGAGTGCCTGGGCGCCTGCGCCGACGCGCCCGTGATGCTGGTCAATGACCGCACCATGTGCAGCTTCATGAGCGACGACAAGCTCGACCAGTTGATCGACGGACTCAAGGGGGCCACCGCATGA
- a CDS encoding NADH-quinone oxidoreductase subunit D: MAEIKNYTLNFGPQHPAAHGVLRLVLELDGEVIQRADPHIGLLHRATEKLAESKTYIQSLPYMDRLDYVSMMANEHAYCLAIEKLMGIEVPERAQYIRVMFAEITRLLNHLLWLGAHGLDCGAMNMLIYCFREREDLFDMYEAVSGARMHAAYFRPGGVYRDLPDSMPQYKVSKVKNQRAINQLNENRQGSLLDFIEDFTRRFPHYVDEYETLLTDNRIWKQRTVGIGVVTPERALNLGFTGAMLRGSGVAWDLRKKQPYDVYDRMDFDIPVGKTGDCYDRYLVRVEELRQSNRIIQQCVDWLRVNPGPVITDNHKVAAPSRESMKSNMEELIHHFKLFTEGFHVPEGEAYAAVEHPKGEFGIYIVSDGANKPYRLKIRAPGFPHLAALDEMGRGHMIADAVAIIGTMDIVFGEIDR, from the coding sequence ATGGCTGAGATTAAAAATTACACGCTGAATTTCGGCCCCCAGCATCCGGCCGCCCACGGCGTTCTGCGCCTGGTGCTGGAGCTTGACGGCGAGGTCATCCAGCGCGCCGATCCGCACATCGGGCTGCTGCACCGAGCCACCGAGAAGCTGGCCGAAAGCAAGACCTACATCCAGTCGCTGCCCTACATGGACCGGCTCGACTACGTGTCCATGATGGCCAACGAGCACGCCTATTGCCTGGCCATCGAAAAGCTCATGGGCATCGAGGTGCCCGAGCGCGCGCAGTACATCCGTGTGATGTTCGCCGAGATCACCCGCCTGCTGAACCACCTGCTGTGGCTGGGTGCGCACGGGCTGGACTGCGGCGCCATGAACATGCTGATCTACTGCTTCCGCGAGCGGGAAGACCTGTTCGACATGTACGAAGCGGTTTCCGGCGCGCGCATGCACGCGGCCTATTTCCGGCCGGGCGGTGTCTACCGAGACCTGCCGGACAGCATGCCGCAATACAAGGTCAGCAAGGTCAAGAACCAGCGCGCGATCAACCAGCTCAACGAGAACCGCCAGGGCTCGCTGCTTGATTTCATCGAGGACTTCACCAGGCGCTTCCCCCACTACGTGGACGAGTACGAAACACTGCTCACCGACAACCGCATCTGGAAGCAGCGCACGGTCGGCATTGGTGTGGTCACGCCGGAGCGCGCGCTGAACCTGGGCTTCACCGGCGCGATGCTGCGGGGCTCGGGCGTGGCCTGGGACCTGCGCAAGAAGCAGCCCTACGACGTCTACGACCGCATGGACTTCGACATTCCCGTGGGCAAGACCGGCGACTGCTACGACCGCTACCTGGTGCGCGTCGAAGAGCTGCGCCAGTCCAACCGCATCATCCAGCAGTGCGTGGACTGGTTGCGCGTGAACCCGGGCCCCGTGATCACCGACAACCACAAGGTGGCGGCGCCCTCGCGCGAGTCGATGAAGTCCAACATGGAAGAGCTGATCCACCATTTCAAGCTCTTCACCGAAGGCTTCCACGTGCCCGAAGGCGAGGCCTACGCGGCCGTGGAGCACCCCAAGGGCGAGTTCGGCATCTACATCGTGAGCGACGGCGCCAACAAGCCTTACCGCCTCAAGATCCGCGCGCCCGGGTTCCCGCATCTGGCAGCGCTGGATGAAATGGGCCGCGGCCACATGATTGCCGATGCCGTGGCCATCATCGGCACCATGGACATTGTGTTCGGAGAGATTGACCGATGA
- the tpiA gene encoding triose-phosphate isomerase, which translates to MKSQLIAGNWKMNGGIEANDALVRAVIAGLQGAACEAAVCVPAPYLAQVQTLCAGSALALGAQDVSAHEKGAFTGEVSAPMLREFGVRYAIVGHSERRQYHGETDALVAEKARAALAAGITPIVCVGETLAEREAGHTQEVVRRQLAAVIHLNGHCISEIVVAYEPVWAIGTGRTATPEQAQAVHAVLRAQLLAATAQAGRVRILYGGSMNAANAAQLLAQPDIDGGLIGGASLKAADFLTIVGAARAA; encoded by the coding sequence ATGAAGAGCCAACTGATTGCCGGCAACTGGAAGATGAACGGTGGCATCGAGGCCAACGACGCCCTGGTGCGCGCCGTGATCGCGGGGCTGCAGGGCGCGGCCTGCGAAGCCGCTGTCTGCGTGCCCGCGCCGTACCTGGCGCAGGTGCAGACCCTCTGTGCGGGTTCGGCGCTGGCGCTGGGTGCCCAGGATGTGTCGGCCCATGAGAAGGGGGCCTTCACCGGCGAGGTCTCGGCGCCCATGCTGCGCGAGTTTGGTGTGCGCTATGCCATCGTCGGTCATTCCGAGCGTCGCCAGTACCATGGCGAGACCGATGCCCTGGTCGCTGAAAAGGCCCGCGCCGCGCTGGCCGCGGGCATCACGCCCATCGTCTGCGTGGGCGAAACCCTGGCCGAGCGCGAGGCAGGGCACACCCAGGAGGTGGTGCGGCGCCAGCTGGCCGCCGTGATCCACCTCAATGGCCATTGCATCAGCGAGATCGTGGTGGCCTACGAACCGGTGTGGGCCATTGGCACGGGCCGCACCGCCACGCCCGAACAGGCGCAGGCCGTGCATGCGGTGTTGCGGGCCCAGTTGCTGGCCGCCACGGCGCAGGCTGGCCGGGTGCGGATTCTCTATGGCGGCAGCATGAACGCGGCCAACGCCGCGCAGCTGCTGGCCCAGCCCGACATCGACGGCGGCCTGATCGGCGGCGCGTCGCTCAAGGCCGCGGACTTTTTGACCATTGTGGGAGCAGCCCGCGCCGCGTGA
- a CDS encoding NADH-quinone oxidoreductase subunit B — MAIEGILKEGVVTTTVDSVLNWAKTGSLWPMTFGLACCAVEMMHAGAARYDIDRFGMLFRPSPRQSDLMIVAGTLCNKMAPALRKVYDQMPEPRWVLSMGSCANGGGYYHYSYSVVRGCDRIVPVDVYVPGCPPTAEALLYGIIQLQQKIRRTQTIARA; from the coding sequence ATGGCAATCGAAGGTATTCTCAAGGAAGGCGTCGTCACCACCACGGTGGATTCGGTGCTCAACTGGGCCAAGACCGGCTCCCTGTGGCCCATGACGTTCGGTCTGGCCTGCTGTGCGGTGGAGATGATGCACGCGGGCGCGGCCCGCTACGACATCGACCGCTTCGGCATGCTGTTTCGCCCCAGCCCGCGCCAGTCCGACCTGATGATCGTGGCGGGCACGCTGTGCAACAAGATGGCGCCGGCGCTGCGCAAGGTCTACGACCAGATGCCCGAGCCGCGCTGGGTGCTGTCCATGGGCTCCTGCGCCAACGGTGGCGGCTACTACCACTACAGCTACTCCGTGGTGCGCGGCTGCGACCGCATCGTCCCCGTGGATGTGTACGTGCCCGGTTGCCCGCCCACGGCCGAGGCCCTGCTGTACGGGATCATCCAGCTGCAGCAGAAGATCCGCCGCACCCAGACCATTGCGCGCGCCTGA